The following are encoded together in the Daucus carota subsp. sativus chromosome 5, DH1 v3.0, whole genome shotgun sequence genome:
- the LOC135152826 gene encoding uncharacterized protein LOC135152826: MAISVLSYSTMALQLSIHYALLLLLSAIQPPVLSIPTLLLMVVPMVMGAHYGGSQRRPGAYYARRKKPPTLSGDSNGLFGWVMIVVMISLTIYIMARKRKATDMDTDKGKGKSVGSSTNKKKAKGKGKGKGKGKTGLRDEPTDSETESEHNTREAEAEAEEEPVRRVVRMPRSHSCGIFGAKIPTRPRRINISDGHIEDNEAKKTLLAIIRARWPLGKYTFSDIDAAYPKWLGLRVEEFLKYYRQLKGQSRSQAKAIIEDHIKVTIKRTMNELKRRIERKSREEGVSKLALKPEYWNIIFWKDLLKYWDTDEGHLHRSEVGAANRQRVERLHSAGARSFNRVRENMKNKSSKSPTKLEVWDECHTRIGSTPESRIYTTPAAMRIAERYASILERMPVEVTQTGERDEPWDWWMEAMEGFHPWRRRLILIRSNTKSSGSRFHLPPDCPQCAQ; encoded by the exons ATGGCGATTTCAGTGCTCTCTTACTCTACAATGGCTCTTCAACTCTCAATTCACTATGCTCTCTTACTCCTACTCTCTGCAATCCAACCCCCAGTGCTCTCGATTCCAACTCTCTTGCTTATGGTGGTTCCAATGGTGATGGGGGCTCACTATGGTGGTTCACAAAGGAGACCCGGTGCTTATTATGCTCGGAGGAAGAAACCCCCAACTCTCAGTGGCGATTCCAAT GGGCTCTTTGGTTGGGTGATGATAGTCGTCATGATTTCATTGACGATATATATCATGGCAAGGAAAAGGAAAGCAACGGACATGGACACCGACAAAGGCAAGGGAAAGAGTGTCGGTAGTAGTACAAACAAAAAGAAGGCGAAGGGAAAAGGCAAGGGAAAAGGAAAGGGAAAGACGGGGTTGCGTGACGAGCCAACGGATTCGGAAACCGAATCGGAGCATAACACAAGGGAGGCGGAGGCGGAGGCGGAGGAGGAACCGGTGAGAAGAGTTGTGAGGATGCCACGGTCACATTCATGCGGCATTTTTGGAGCTAAGATACCAACAAGACCTCGACGGATCAATATCTCCGATGGACA TATTGAAGATAATGAGGCAAAAAAGACTTTGCTTGCGATTATTCGGGCAAGATGGCCTTTGGGTAAATACACGTTTAGTGACATAGACGCGGCTTACCCAAAGTGGCTCGGTCTAAGGGTTGAGGAGTTTCTC AAATATTATAGGCAATTGAAAGGTCAAAGCCGTTCACAAGCCAAAGCTATCATTGAAGATCACATAAAGGTCACAATCAAAAGGACCATGAATGAATTGAAGAGGAGGATCGAGAGGAAGTCAAGGGAGGAAGGGGTTTCGAAGTTGGCTTTGAAACCGGAATATTGGAATATCATTTTTTGGAAAGATCTTCTCAAGTATTGGGACACGGATGAAGGCCATTTGCATAGGTCGGAAGTTGGAGCTGCTAATCGGCAACGCGTGGAAAGGTTGCATAGCGCGGGTGCTCGCTCCTTCAACCGTGTGCGCGAG AACATGAAAAATAAATCGTCTAAAAGTCCGACAAAGCTTGAGGTGTGGGATGAATGCCACACTAGGATCGGCTCCACTCCCGAGAGCCGGATATATACTACCCCCGCCGCTATGCGCATTGCG GAACGATATGCCTCGATTCTTGAGCGTATGCCGGTGGAGGTTACTCAAACGGGGGAGCGGGATGAGCCTTGGGATTGGTGGATGGAAGCAATGGAG GGATTCCACCCGTGGCGGCGCCGGCTCATCCTCATCCGCTCCAACACAAAATCCAGTGGTTCCCGATTCCATCTTCCTCCCGATTGTCCGCAATGTGCTCAATGA
- the LOC108220625 gene encoding LOW QUALITY PROTEIN: bifunctional dihydroflavonol 4-reductase/flavanone 4-reductase (The sequence of the model RefSeq protein was modified relative to this genomic sequence to represent the inferred CDS: inserted 1 base in 1 codon), with protein sequence MGGERTVCVTGASGYIGSFLVKRLLERRYHVRATVRDPGNQKKVKHLLELANASTHLSLWKAELAEEGGYDDAIQGCQGVFHVAAPVELINHRQDGEEEIDSTTLNGILSIMRSCSKAKTVKRFVYTSTTGTITVQPQPPFNEFTEDLWSDIDLCYQHKMYGWMYVVAKTIAEKAAWKYAEENGIDMVTVHPSFVLGRPFITPYTNISIDAAISLYTKDEAGIASLKKLNGFSAVHVDDVCNAHIYLFEHPXRKGRYICSSHAVNIFEIAHSLGLKYPDRNIRTQFEGLDEAQTIIPCSSKKLRDLGFEFAQQQRY encoded by the exons ATGGGCGGAGAAAGGACAGTGTGCGTGACAGGTGCATCAGGGTACATAGGTTCCTTTCTTGTCAAGAGACTTCTGGAAAGAAGATATCATGTTCGAGCTACTGTTCGTGATCCTG GCAACCAAAAGAAAGTGAAGCATCTCCTGGAGCTTGCTAACGCAAGTACACATTTGAGCTTGTGGAAAGCCGAGTTGGCTGAGGAAGGTGGCTATGATGATGCGATTCAGGGTTGCCAAGGTGTCTTTCATGTTGCCGCCCCTGTGGAACTTATTAACCACCGCCAAGATGGG GAAGAAGAGATAGATTCAACAACATTGAATGGAATACTGAGCATTATGAGATCATGCTCCAAGGCCAAAACTGTGAAGAGGTTCGTTTACACCTCAACTACAGGAACGATTACCGTGCAGCCTCAACCCCCATTTAATGAATTCACCGAGGATCTTTGGTCTGATATTGACTTATGCTACCAGCACAAGATGTACGGCTGG ATGTATGTGGTAGCGAAAACTATTGCAGAGAAAGCTGCATGGAAATACGCTGAAGAGAATGGAATTGATATGGTCACTGTCCATCCTTCCTTTGTACTTGGTCGCCCTTTCATAACTCCTTATACTAACATAAGTATTGACGCTGCAATTTCCTTATATACTA aaGATGAAGCAGGCATTGCTTCGCTGAAGAAGCTGAATGGATTTTCTGCGGTGCATGTGGATGATGTCTGCAATGCCCATATTTACCTCTTCGAGCATC CTCGCAAGGGAAGATACATTTGCTCCTCTCATGCTGTTAACATATTTGAAATTGCGCATTCACTTGGCCTCAAGTACCCAGACAGGAATATACGAACTCA ATTTGAGGGATTGGACGAGGCACAAACAATCATACCCTGTTCGTCAAAGAAGCTGAGGGACCTTGGTTTTGAGTTTGCACAACAACAAAGATACTAG